One window from the genome of Candidatus Zixiibacteriota bacterium encodes:
- a CDS encoding DNA primase has product MAGIIPQDIIEQVRQSSDIVDVLSQYIRLKKRGLNYLALCPFHDEKTASFSVSPHKQIYHCFGCGKGGNVFTFLMEHENMTFVEAVRHLAARAGITIPEKKVSSAYKEELERLHYAHQVALDYFRKTMRIERYRHQISRYLKETRKLTGQSIEFFQIGLAGEEWDGFLNYALKKELFPKELVKAGLVSYSEKNDKYYDRFRQRLMIPIFNLSDKPIAFGGRTLRKGEPAKYVNSPETILYSKSNVLYGLNFARQSIREKNEVIIVEGYFDLISLHQAGIKNVVASSGTAFTAAQARLLARFAEMACLFFDADSAGQTAAVRSVDVLYDAGMEVKVMVPPEGEDPDSVAVKSGADGIEKIREQALPYLEFRTRDIDLKKQGIIGKEKLIKELAELAGRLSDRTRRDIFITEAASILRVDPGSFFNLLAPALKQERPTTQIREPRKVNDFERDLLSLIINFPDFIDTVRGKLSSDDFQMTELGRLYAHILSAYETEGAVTVDTLVDLLEDKSLISDLTALANRDWNRDNAPTMIRDYLNQILYFRRERIIDRLKAELKAAEDDGDNETARRLAEEIANLIKSRKK; this is encoded by the coding sequence ATGGCCGGTATTATTCCACAGGATATAATCGAACAGGTTCGCCAGTCAAGCGATATCGTGGATGTTTTAAGTCAGTACATCCGGCTAAAAAAACGCGGCCTGAATTATCTGGCCCTCTGTCCTTTTCATGATGAGAAAACGGCCTCATTCTCGGTCTCACCCCACAAACAAATTTACCATTGTTTCGGATGCGGCAAAGGCGGTAATGTTTTCACTTTCCTCATGGAACATGAAAATATGACCTTTGTCGAAGCGGTGCGCCATCTGGCCGCCCGCGCCGGAATTACCATCCCGGAGAAAAAAGTCAGCAGTGCCTATAAAGAAGAGCTGGAGCGGTTGCACTATGCTCACCAGGTGGCCCTTGATTATTTCCGCAAGACCATGCGAATCGAGCGCTACCGGCATCAGATTTCCCGGTACCTCAAAGAAACCCGCAAACTAACCGGCCAGTCGATCGAATTCTTTCAAATCGGCCTGGCCGGCGAAGAATGGGACGGTTTTCTCAACTATGCCCTGAAAAAAGAACTGTTCCCCAAAGAACTGGTCAAAGCAGGACTGGTCAGCTATTCGGAAAAAAACGATAAATACTACGACCGTTTTCGCCAGCGCCTGATGATCCCGATCTTCAATTTGAGCGATAAACCGATCGCCTTCGGCGGACGAACCCTGAGAAAAGGCGAACCGGCCAAATATGTCAACTCCCCCGAAACAATTTTATATTCCAAAAGTAATGTCCTCTATGGTTTAAATTTCGCCCGCCAGTCTATCCGGGAGAAAAACGAGGTTATTATTGTCGAGGGATATTTCGATTTGATTTCGCTTCATCAGGCCGGGATTAAAAATGTGGTGGCCTCATCGGGAACCGCCTTCACCGCGGCCCAGGCACGCCTTCTGGCTCGCTTCGCAGAAATGGCCTGCCTCTTTTTCGACGCCGATTCGGCCGGACAGACCGCCGCCGTGCGATCGGTTGATGTTCTCTATGATGCCGGGATGGAGGTCAAAGTGATGGTCCCCCCGGAGGGCGAGGATCCTGATTCCGTCGCCGTCAAAAGCGGCGCCGATGGTATTGAGAAAATCCGGGAACAGGCTCTTCCCTACCTGGAATTCCGAACCCGGGATATCGATTTGAAAAAACAGGGGATTATCGGAAAGGAAAAACTAATCAAGGAACTGGCCGAACTGGCCGGACGCCTCAGCGATCGAACCCGCCGCGATATTTTTATAACCGAAGCCGCTTCTATTCTCCGGGTTGATCCCGGTAGCTTTTTTAATCTGCTCGCTCCCGCTCTCAAACAGGAACGGCCGACGACTCAAATCAGGGAACCGCGCAAGGTCAATGATTTTGAACGTGATCTCCTCTCACTCATTATTAATTTCCCTGATTTCATTGATACCGTCCGGGGTAAATTGTCCTCTGATGATTTCCAGATGACTGAACTGGGACGTTTATATGCTCATATCCTGTCGGCTTACGAAACCGAAGGGGCGGTTACGGTTGATACTCTGGTGGATCTGCTCGAGGATAAATCCCTGATTTCCGATCTGACAGCACTGGCCAACCGCGACTGGAATCGCGACAACGCCCCAACCATGATTCGGGATTACTTAAATCAAATCCTTTATTTCCGGCGCGAGAGAATTATTGACCGCCTGAAAGCGGAACTCAAAGCGGCTGAAGATGACGGCGATAATGAAACCGCCCGGCGGCTGGCCGAGGAAATCGCCAACCTGATAAAAAGCCGCAAGAAATAG
- a CDS encoding YbjQ family protein, translated as MIVVTTDFIPGKKIIKQLGLVRGNSVRVRHIGKDIMASLRNLIGGEIREYTKMLAETREQAIDRMIEEAVKDGANAIVNARFSTSQIMNHAAELLAYGTAVIVEDDK; from the coding sequence ATGATCGTTGTCACGACAGATTTTATTCCCGGCAAGAAAATCATCAAACAGCTGGGACTGGTCAGGGGGAATTCGGTCAGGGTCCGCCATATCGGAAAAGATATTATGGCCAGCCTGCGTAATTTGATCGGCGGGGAAATCAGGGAGTACACCAAGATGCTGGCCGAGACCCGTGAACAGGCCATTGATCGCATGATCGAGGAAGCGGTCAAGGATGGCGCCAATGCTATCGTCAATGCCAGATTTTCGACATCGCAAATCATGAATCACGCCGCCGAACTTCTGGCCTACGGGACGGCCGTGATCGTGGAAGATGATAAATAA
- a CDS encoding endonuclease MutS2, with product MIHGFDRHTLDVLEYFKILSILKGLCLTPYGIDLIDRTGPSVDPESICVRLDEVTQMKDIVQFGDAFPLARLEDVTKLIVQSRTQGMRLDPKDILKIRELIDISAELHDYARSERQNFPRITEYLTELHPFPEIKSEIVKTIDFNGEILDGASQKLKQLRRDIGETRRNLIHRLEHILQEKAKSPGWQDDTVMQRDGRYVIPVIAGQFHHNSGIIHDRSQSGATLFVEPNEVVESNNRLVHLMQDERLEIDRILKHITTLIGEGSYRLLANCELIGILDYIHAAAAFSIKTDGRQPRLITGGKLHLMRARHPLLWYYAGNKKEIVANDFFLDDSRQALIITGPNTGGKTVALKTVGLLVLLAQSGLHIPAGVDSEIGIFKSVFADIGDEQSIELSLSTFSSHIRQIIYAVSHAGSESLVLLDEIGAGTDPKEGAALAEAIILKLIGRGAKLIVTTHYSQLKTLPMIQPEIENASYEFDRASLRPTFRLQVGIPGGSYAVEIARRLGLPEDIAGRAAQLLGKGERSLTTLIESLEKELSILRHDKTALEQKLTSASRLEEQYNTRINNLEVEIDEIKKRHLGELESTLYESRTEIERLVKQIRESKASSESVKQTHKFLKDRAAKIDHLKHKYIPRKSRPDQLEPGDMVLIDSLRREGEFVGLAGDDRAKVRIGNIMSTVPVTELKKITDYKKDSGATGGSVGARDLSAPGPEIHLMGMTVEEAKETLDKFLDSAVLTGLTQIYVVHGKGTGALRKNLGAFLKQHPAVKEFRLGDWNEGGAGVTIVKLK from the coding sequence ATGATACACGGTTTTGACAGACATACCCTGGACGTCCTGGAATATTTCAAAATCCTTTCCATCTTGAAAGGTCTCTGCCTGACGCCCTACGGAATCGACCTGATCGACCGCACCGGCCCGTCGGTCGATCCGGAATCGATCTGCGTCCGGCTCGATGAAGTCACCCAGATGAAAGATATCGTTCAATTCGGCGATGCCTTTCCCCTGGCCCGTCTTGAGGATGTTACCAAATTGATTGTTCAGTCCCGGACTCAGGGCATGCGTCTCGATCCCAAAGATATTCTGAAAATAAGGGAATTGATAGATATCTCCGCCGAACTGCATGATTATGCCCGCTCGGAACGGCAGAATTTCCCCCGCATTACTGAATATCTGACCGAGTTGCATCCCTTTCCGGAGATTAAATCAGAAATCGTTAAAACTATCGATTTCAACGGGGAAATCCTGGATGGTGCCTCGCAGAAATTAAAACAGCTTCGCCGCGATATCGGCGAAACCCGACGAAACTTGATCCATCGGCTCGAACATATCCTCCAGGAAAAAGCCAAATCCCCCGGGTGGCAGGATGATACCGTTATGCAGCGCGATGGGCGTTATGTCATCCCGGTTATCGCCGGGCAGTTTCATCACAATTCCGGCATCATCCACGACCGCTCCCAATCCGGGGCTACTCTTTTTGTCGAACCCAACGAAGTGGTCGAATCTAATAACCGGCTGGTTCATCTGATGCAGGATGAAAGGCTGGAAATCGACCGGATTTTAAAACATATCACTACCCTCATCGGTGAAGGCTCATATCGACTCCTGGCCAACTGCGAGTTGATCGGGATTCTCGATTACATCCATGCCGCCGCGGCTTTTTCCATCAAGACCGATGGCCGGCAGCCGCGGCTGATAACCGGCGGCAAACTCCATTTGATGCGGGCGCGGCATCCCCTTCTCTGGTACTATGCCGGTAATAAAAAGGAAATTGTCGCCAATGATTTTTTTCTCGATGATTCCCGCCAGGCATTGATTATCACCGGACCCAATACGGGGGGTAAGACGGTGGCTCTTAAGACGGTTGGACTGCTGGTCTTGCTGGCTCAGTCGGGCCTGCATATCCCGGCCGGCGTCGATTCCGAGATAGGCATCTTTAAAAGCGTTTTTGCCGATATCGGCGATGAACAATCGATCGAGTTATCGCTTTCCACCTTTTCCTCGCACATCCGGCAGATTATTTATGCCGTTTCCCATGCCGGTTCTGAAAGTCTGGTTCTGCTGGATGAAATCGGGGCCGGTACCGATCCCAAGGAGGGTGCCGCCCTGGCCGAGGCCATCATCCTCAAACTGATTGGCCGCGGAGCCAAATTGATTGTGACAACCCATTATTCCCAGTTGAAAACCCTGCCCATGATTCAGCCGGAAATAGAAAACGCTTCATACGAATTCGACCGGGCTTCCCTCCGCCCCACCTTCCGCCTTCAGGTCGGCATCCCGGGCGGATCCTATGCCGTTGAAATCGCCCGGCGCCTCGGCCTGCCCGAGGATATCGCCGGCCGCGCGGCCCAATTGCTTGGCAAAGGCGAGCGCTCCCTGACCACGCTGATAGAATCGCTGGAAAAGGAGTTGTCGATTCTCCGTCATGATAAAACCGCGCTGGAGCAGAAACTGACCAGCGCCTCCCGGCTCGAGGAGCAGTACAATACCCGGATAAATAACCTGGAAGTTGAAATCGACGAGATAAAGAAACGTCATCTCGGGGAACTGGAATCAACCCTCTACGAATCCCGGACAGAAATCGAGCGCCTGGTCAAACAGATCCGCGAGAGCAAGGCCTCGAGTGAATCGGTCAAACAGACTCATAAATTCCTGAAAGATCGCGCCGCTAAGATAGATCATCTTAAGCACAAATATATTCCCCGAAAAAGCCGCCCCGACCAATTGGAACCCGGCGATATGGTTTTGATAGATTCCCTCCGCAGAGAAGGTGAATTCGTCGGTCTCGCCGGTGATGACCGGGCTAAAGTAAGAATCGGAAATATCATGAGTACCGTGCCGGTGACAGAACTCAAAAAAATCACTGATTATAAAAAAGACTCCGGAGCGACCGGAGGCAGTGTCGGAGCCCGCGATCTCTCGGCCCCCGGTCCGGAAATTCATCTTATGGGCATGACGGTGGAGGAGGCCAAAGAGACGCTGGACAAATTTCTCGATTCGGCGGTCCTGACCGGTTTGACTCAGATTTATGTCGTTCACGGCAAAGGGACCGGCGCCCTGCGTAAAAACCTGGGCGCTTTCTTAAAACAACATCCGGCCGTAAAAGAATTCCGTCTGGGCGATTGGAATGAGGGCGGCGCCGGGGTAACGATTGTGAAGCTGAAATAA
- the lepB gene encoding signal peptidase I: MTPHSKSGLKDNIKVVLWAFALAMIIKTGVAETMQVPSGSMEDTLLIGDFFVCNKFIYGARIPLTDWRLPAIKKPQPGDIVVFKFPGDRKINYVKRCIAVGGQTVEIRDKQLYVDGQPVPDAPDSKYISRVVMPRPSGNQNSRDNWGPYVVPENHYFMMGDNRDNSYDSRFWGPVPEDLIVGRPMIIHFSWAEDPEAPTVSLTDPLSVPRLFLYNAAHFPQRIRWNRLFNTVE, from the coding sequence ATGACACCGCATTCAAAATCAGGCCTTAAAGATAATATCAAGGTCGTTCTTTGGGCCTTTGCCCTGGCCATGATAATCAAGACCGGGGTGGCGGAAACTATGCAGGTTCCGAGCGGCTCAATGGAAGATACTCTTTTGATCGGCGATTTTTTTGTCTGTAATAAATTTATCTACGGGGCACGCATCCCCCTGACAGACTGGCGCCTGCCGGCCATCAAAAAACCGCAACCCGGCGATATTGTGGTCTTCAAATTCCCCGGCGATCGGAAAATCAATTATGTCAAGCGATGTATCGCGGTCGGCGGCCAAACCGTCGAAATCCGGGATAAACAGCTGTATGTCGATGGACAACCCGTTCCCGATGCCCCGGATTCCAAATATATCAGCCGGGTAGTAATGCCCCGCCCCTCCGGCAATCAGAACAGCCGTGACAATTGGGGCCCTTATGTCGTTCCCGAAAATCATTACTTCATGATGGGTGATAACCGCGATAATTCCTATGATTCCCGTTTCTGGGGACCGGTACCCGAAGATCTTATCGTCGGGCGGCCGATGATAATTCATTTTTCCTGGGCCGAGGATCCCGAGGCGCCAACCGTCAGCCTGACCGATCCGCTTTCGGTTCCCCGCTTATTCCTGTATAATGCGGCCCATTTCCCTCAGCGCATCCGCTGGAATCGACTTTTCAACACGGTCGAGTAA
- a CDS encoding RNA polymerase sigma factor: MKTIEIDDSGLMAAVQKGQKAAMKKLVERYKRKAYYLALGMVGNRDEAYDISQEAFIRVFKSARRFDPSQSFFPWFYSIIANLCKDTLQRREKRESKEVDIDDTTFLLVEESNPETKFIRQEEAICLRNALMKLDFEDREILMLKHFRELSYDEIAKLLKIPKGTVMSRLYYARKKLAKLCDEFK; encoded by the coding sequence TTGAAGACTATCGAAATCGACGACAGCGGCCTGATGGCGGCCGTGCAGAAAGGCCAAAAGGCGGCCATGAAAAAACTGGTCGAAAGATATAAAAGAAAGGCTTACTACCTGGCCTTGGGAATGGTTGGTAATCGGGATGAGGCTTATGATATCTCGCAGGAGGCGTTTATACGAGTCTTCAAATCCGCCCGGCGGTTCGATCCGTCGCAGTCCTTTTTCCCCTGGTTTTATTCCATCATAGCCAACCTTTGCAAAGACACCCTTCAACGTCGGGAAAAACGTGAGTCAAAGGAGGTCGATATTGACGATACCACTTTTTTACTGGTGGAAGAGAGCAATCCGGAGACAAAGTTTATCAGACAGGAGGAGGCCATATGCTTGAGAAATGCCCTGATGAAGCTTGATTTCGAGGACAGGGAAATTTTGATGTTGAAACACTTTCGGGAGCTATCATACGATGAAATAGCCAAATTGCTTAAAATCCCGAAAGGAACGGTAATGTCGCGCCTGTATTATGCGCGAAAAAAACTGGCAAAGTTATGTGATGAATTTAAATGA
- a CDS encoding zf-HC2 domain-containing protein, translating into MNLNEKNYRIMLSGYIDGELSPEERTEFEKHMAGCEECRKEMNTFLRLKEVTGAMRYADIPEHVWDHYWRSLYRRLELGLGWILLSIGVIIILGFALFCLVKGFFMDPAQPLILKIGIGAGGLGMVVLLVSAIRERLFAYTRDRYREVQR; encoded by the coding sequence ATGAATTTAAATGAAAAAAATTACAGGATTATGCTGTCCGGCTATATCGACGGCGAACTATCGCCCGAAGAGAGAACCGAGTTCGAAAAACATATGGCCGGATGCGAGGAATGCCGGAAGGAAATGAATACTTTTCTCCGGCTGAAAGAGGTGACGGGTGCTATGCGTTATGCCGATATTCCGGAACATGTCTGGGATCATTACTGGCGCAGTCTCTATCGCCGCCTGGAACTGGGACTGGGATGGATTCTCCTTTCCATCGGGGTTATAATCATCCTGGGCTTCGCCCTGTTTTGCCTGGTCAAAGGTTTCTTCATGGACCCGGCCCAACCGCTTATTTTAAAAATCGGTATCGGAGCCGGCGGTCTCGGAATGGTCGTACTGCTTGTTTCCGCAATTCGAGAGCGATTGTTTGCTTACACACGTGATCGTTACAGAGAGGTTCAAAGATGA
- the recN gene encoding DNA repair protein RecN, whose translation MLKHLAIENFALVDRLEIDFKPGLNVLTGETGAGKSIIVGAIAQLLGEKADKDDIRSGTKLAVIEGEFDLSGNDTIKRILDSLQIEYEESIIILRREIPENRASRSFINGRMVPLVQLREITAHLAELFGQHSHQQLLDEKNHLLFLDRYAGLTHPIEALQDVYHGWQGVKRDLAGLEARRDTERNERELLLFQKEEIEKARIRAGEEEELLAERKILDSSQVLGEKSNLILSLLDGDDSTALSILNTCRRELTTMAGLDKSLEKKAEMLDQAIINLEELRSEIEAYLSDIPDDPERLEAINLRLDEIYRLKKKYGGSEEAILTTLTRINEQLMVKIDVDDRLRILGTEEKDLRHKYCRQAGEISAERRKAAADLAARVGQELELVGMEAARFEFEFDYESDPDGIEFEKRKLKPGPLGWETGRFLISANPGEPFKPLARTASGGEISRIMLAIKAADKKYYKEFRPLMVFDEIDAGIGGQTANLVAGRLAAAAREAQLLVITHLHQIAGLADHHFAVEKTDSKGRSGRKIISIRELNKPERRKEIDRMISLPNGINISID comes from the coding sequence ATGTTAAAACATCTGGCCATAGAAAATTTCGCCCTGGTCGATCGTCTGGAAATCGATTTCAAACCGGGCCTGAATGTCCTGACTGGCGAAACCGGGGCCGGGAAATCAATCATTGTCGGCGCCATCGCCCAACTACTCGGCGAAAAAGCTGACAAGGACGATATTCGGTCGGGCACCAAACTGGCCGTAATCGAGGGTGAATTCGATCTCTCCGGTAACGATACCATCAAACGCATACTCGATAGCCTCCAAATTGAATACGAGGAGAGCATTATCATCCTGCGCCGGGAAATCCCCGAAAATCGGGCTTCCCGGAGCTTTATCAACGGCCGGATGGTCCCGCTGGTGCAGTTGCGCGAAATCACCGCCCATCTTGCCGAGTTATTTGGCCAGCATTCACATCAGCAATTACTCGATGAAAAAAACCACCTGTTATTTCTCGATCGCTATGCCGGACTGACCCACCCGATCGAAGCCCTTCAGGATGTATATCACGGATGGCAGGGCGTTAAACGGGATCTCGCCGGCCTTGAAGCCCGCCGCGACACCGAACGTAACGAACGGGAGTTATTGCTCTTCCAGAAAGAGGAAATTGAAAAGGCCCGTATCCGCGCCGGCGAAGAGGAGGAACTTCTGGCGGAACGCAAAATTCTCGATTCCTCCCAGGTGCTGGGTGAAAAATCGAATCTCATCTTGTCTCTTCTTGACGGTGATGATAGCACCGCCCTGTCAATATTGAATACCTGCCGCCGGGAACTGACCACCATGGCGGGGTTGGACAAATCACTTGAAAAAAAGGCCGAAATGCTCGATCAGGCTATTATCAATCTCGAGGAACTTCGATCCGAAATCGAAGCTTACTTATCTGATATCCCCGATGACCCCGAGCGGTTGGAGGCAATCAATCTCAGGCTCGACGAGATTTACCGCCTGAAGAAAAAATACGGCGGATCCGAGGAAGCCATACTGACCACCCTCACACGGATTAATGAACAATTGATGGTTAAAATCGATGTCGATGATCGTCTCCGAATCTTGGGTACGGAAGAAAAAGATCTGCGCCATAAATATTGCAGGCAAGCCGGTGAAATATCCGCCGAACGACGTAAAGCCGCGGCCGATCTGGCCGCAAGAGTCGGACAGGAACTGGAACTGGTCGGGATGGAAGCCGCCAGATTCGAGTTTGAATTTGATTATGAGTCCGACCCGGATGGAATCGAGTTCGAGAAAAGAAAACTGAAACCTGGACCGTTGGGATGGGAAACCGGTCGCTTTCTTATTTCCGCCAATCCCGGCGAGCCATTCAAGCCGTTGGCCCGGACGGCCTCAGGAGGGGAAATATCCCGAATCATGCTGGCTATTAAAGCCGCCGATAAAAAGTACTATAAGGAATTTCGCCCGTTGATGGTTTTCGATGAAATCGATGCCGGAATCGGAGGGCAAACCGCCAATCTGGTTGCCGGAAGACTCGCGGCCGCCGCCAGAGAGGCGCAACTGCTAGTTATCACTCATCTCCATCAGATTGCCGGGCTGGCTGATCATCATTTTGCCGTCGAAAAAACCGACAGCAAAGGAAGGTCCGGACGTAAGATTATATCTATCAGAGAGTTAAATAAGCCGGAACGCAGGAAGGAAATTGATCGGATGATCAGTCTCCCAAACGGTATCAACATTTCCATTGATTAA